The following proteins are co-located in the Vigna angularis cultivar LongXiaoDou No.4 chromosome 2, ASM1680809v1, whole genome shotgun sequence genome:
- the LOC108326781 gene encoding acyl-coenzyme A thioesterase 2, chloroplastic → MDLNSSPSNNTIAVNGTIPVASTFASATAPFENPPPANGSGDRKPIALWPGMYHSPVTTALWEARSQIFERLLDPPRDAPPQSELLTRNPSQSRTSILYNFSSDFVLREQYRDPWNEVRIGKLLEDLDALAGTISVKHCSDEASTTRPLIVVTASVDKIVLKKPISVNVDLKIVGSVIWVGHSSIEIQLEVTQSNEDGNDSDSVALTANFIFVARDSKTGKAAPVNRLLPETAHEKVLFEQAEARSNLRKRKRGGEKKEFENGEKNRLKALLAEGRIFCDMPALADRDSILLKDTSLENALICQPQQRNIHGRIFGGFLMHRAFELAFSTAYAFAGLVPYFLEVDHVDFLRPVDVGDFLRLKSCVLYTEVHDPDQPLINVEVVAHVTRPELRSSEVSNAFHFTFTVRPEAKVTKSGFKLRNVVPATEEEARRILERIDADNLNEFFRT, encoded by the exons ATGGATTTGAATTCTTCTCCGTCCAACAACACAATTGCTGTGAATGGAACAATCCCGGTTGCTTCCACCTTCGCCAGCGCCACCGCACCTTTCGAGAATCCTCCGCCGGCGAACGGTTCGGGGGACCGGAAACCTATTGCTCTGTGGCCGGGGATGTACCATTCTCCGGTGACCACGGCTCTGTGGGAGGCGCGGAGCCAGATTTTCGAGAGGCTTCTTGACCCTCCGAGGGACGCTCCTCCCCAGAGTGAATTGCTCACCAGAAACCCCTCGCAGAGCAGGACCAGCATCTTGTACAACTTCTCCTCTGATTTTGTGCTCAGAGAGCAATATAGGGATCCCTGGAATGAGGTCCGAATTGGGAAGTTGCTTGAAGATCTTGACGCCCTGGCTGGAACTATTTCTGTCAAG CACTGTTCTGATGAAGCTAGCACAACAAGGCCACTTATAGTTGTCACTGCTTCTGTCGACAAGATTGTACTAAAGAAACCAATTAGTGTTAACGTTGATCTCAAAATAGTTGGTTCTGTTATATGGGTTGGGCACTCCTCAATAGAAATTCAACTGGAGGTTACTCAGTCCAATGAAG ATGGCAATGATTCAGACTCCGTAGCACTAACAGCCAACTTCATATTTGTTGCTCGAGACTCTAAAACTGGGAAAGCTGCTCCAGTGAATCGACTTTTGCCAGAAACAGCTCATGAAAAAGTTCTTTTTGAACAAGCTGAAGCAAGAAGTAAtctgagaaaaaggaaaagaggaggagaaaagaaagagtttgAGAATGGGGAGAAAAATAGACTTAAAGCCCTTTTGGCTGAAGGAAGAATCTTTTGTGACATGCCGGCTTTGGCTGACAGGGACAGTATTCTTCTAAAGGATACCAGTCTTGAGAATGCTCTAATATGCCAGCCACAGCAAAGGAACATCCATGGTCGAATATTTGGAGGTTTCTTGATGCATCGTGCATTTGAATTGGCTTTCTCAACAGCATATGCCTTTGCTGGATTAGTTCCTTACTTTCTAGAAGTTGACCATGTTGATTTCTTAAGACCT GTTGATGTAGGGGACTTTTTGCGTCTCAAATCTTGTGTTCTGTACACGGAGGTACATGATCCAGATCAGCCACTTATCAATGTTGAAGTTGTTGCTCATGTTACACGGCCTGAGTTGCGTTCTAGTGAG GTATCAAATGCTTTCCATTTCACTTTCACAGTACGTCCAGAAGCAAAGGTCACAAAAAGTGGATTTAAACTTCGAAATGTAGTGCCGGCAACGGAGGAGGAAGCACGCCGTATATTAGAGCGCATAGATGCTGACAACTTGAATGAATTCTTCAGAACATAA
- the LOC108327719 gene encoding 4-hydroxy-tetrahydrodipicolinate reductase 2, chloroplastic: MATSFLKTTPNVFQRHQNPFAFVANSISARTSVPISQKRRSRSFALVSMSATPVETSLVKSPPSSQNTGIPIMVNACTGKMGKAVINAGEAAGLNVVPVSFGCDEESGQTFEIGGKEFLVHGPSDRESALVSALERYPNLIVVDYTVPNAVNGNAELYCKVGVPFVIGTTGGDRDLLHKTVEDSKNYAVISPQMGKQVVAFLAAMEIMAEQFPGAFSGYSLQVLESHQASKVDASGTAKAVISCFNKLGVSFDMDQIKLIRDPRQQLEMVGVPEEHLSGHAFHMYHLTSPDDTVSFEFQHNVCGRSIYAEGTVDAVLFLAKKIEAKDEKRLYNMIDVLREGNMR, from the exons ATGGCAACATCTTTTCTGAAAACTACACCCAACGTGTTCCAAAGACACCAAAATCCTTTCGCATTCGTCGCCAATAGCATAAGTGCGAGAACAAGTGTTCCTATTTCTCAAAAGAGGAGATCTCGTTCTTTCGCTCTAGTGTCGATGTCAGCCACGCCCGTTGAAACTTCTCTAGTAAAGTCTCCACCTTCGTCCCAAAACACGGGTATTCCAATAATG GTTAATGCATGTACTGGAAAAATGGGAAAGGCCGTGATTAATGCAGGGGAAGCTGCTGGACTGAATGTTGTTCCTGTGTCATTTGGGTGTGACGAGGAGTCTGGACAGACTTTTGAGATAGGTGGAAAGGAGTTTTTGGTGCATGGTCCTTCTGACAGGGAGAGTGCTCTTGTATCTGCCCTTGAAAGATATCCAAATTTGATTGTTGTGGACTATACTGTACCTAATGCGGTTAATG GCAATGCTGAGCTATACTGTAAGGTTGGAGTGCCCTTCGTGATTGGAACCACCGGTGGAGATCGGGACTTGTTGCATAAGACTGTTGAAGACTCAAAGAATTATGCAGTGATATCCCCGCAAATGGGAAAGcag GTTGTTGCTTTTCTTGCAGCTATGGAAATTATGGCAGAGCAATTTCCTGGAGCCTTCTCAGGGTATTCCTTACAG GTACTGGAGTCCCATCAAGCAAGCAAAGTTGATGCATCTGGAACTGCGAAGGCTGTAATTTCTTGCTTCAACAAACTGGGGGTGTCTTTTGATATGGATCAG ATAAAACTGATCAGGGATCCCAGGCAACAACTTGAAATGGTTGGAGTCCCAGAGGAGCATTTGTCTGGTCATGCATTTCATATGTATCATTTGACATCACCAGATGACAC GGTTTCTTTTGAATTCCAACATAATGTTTGTGGTAGATCAATATATGCAGAAGGCACTGTGGATGCTGTATTGTTTCTCGCTAAGAAG ATTGAAGCAAAGGACGAGAAGAGATTGTATAATATGATTGATGTCTTGCGAGAGGGTAATATGCGATGA
- the LOC108329615 gene encoding formin-like protein 1, which produces MQASSSFFLLLLFLSCALSSSQLLLFNRRVLHEPFIPLTSLPPSEPPKPPPPHPSPSTSKPKPKYPSSSIIPTTTISSTPVPTTTTTTTPTPLTTQSPFFPLYPSSPPPPSPITFASFPANISSLILPHSPKPNSSPNKLLPVALAAVVAAALTVSISAFVCYRRRRNPPPSPAGKVLRSNTDLLPLRRNAETSVETRKLRHTSSTSSEFLYLGTVANSHMMEDADVGDGDRKMESPELRPLPPLARQASVPPPPPPRDEAGFTTAEEDEDEFYSPRGSSLGGSGGTGSVSRRVFAVDRSVTSSSCSSSSSGSPQRSVLNMPPPASSGYRNTLPKSPENYNHQHVHSSSSMCSTPDRVFAERDNEVLSACVHAHAAPSSSHEGTLEKNENTLPSSPPPRLSDASSSSAFSLPSSPEKVTRHHTFDQSPRMSSVSDGLMLPGLSSVPLSPALLSSPETERGAFSELRTDSFDAQRKHWSIPALSMPITTPFDEIGTVPGPPPLPQRKHWEIPGHAPPPPPPLPRQRKQWGVPAPGPSTPVGQPVSRPPELVPPSRPFVLQNQATNVELPVSLREIEETGKPKLKALHWDKVRTSSEREMVWDQMKSSSFKLNEKMIETLFVVNTPNPKAKDATTNSISHPPNQEERVLDPKKSQNICILLKALNVTIEEVCEALLQGTTDTLGTELLESLLRMAPSKEEERKLREHKDDSPTKLGLAEKFLKAVLDVPFAFKRIEAMLFIASFESEVDYLRTSFQTLEAACEELRHSRMFLKLLEAVLKTGNRMNVGTNRGDAEAFKLDTLLKLADVKGADGKTTLLHFVVQEIIRTEGARLFDTNQTPSSTTLNEDVKCRRLGLQVVSSLSSELSNVKKAATMDSEVLSSDVLKLSKGIANIAEVVQLNQTMGSDESSQNFTESVKKFIRMAEEEIPKIQAQESVASSLVKEITEYFHGNLSKEEAHPFRLFMVVRDFLAVLDRVCKEVGMINERTMVSSAHKFPVPVNPMLPQPLPGLHESHQYNNNNNNNTSSDDEAPSP; this is translated from the exons ATGCAAGCCTCCTCCTCTTTCTTCTTGTTGTTGCTGTTTTTGTCATGTGCATTGTCTTCTTCACAACTCTTGTTGTTCAACAGAAGGGTCCTCCATGAACCCTTTATTCCTTTGACCTCTCTTCCTCCTTCTGAACCACCAAAACCACCACCTCCTCATCCTTCTCCTTCAACCTCAAAACCAAAACCCAAATACCCTTCATCATCCATCATCCCCACCACCACCATTTCCTCCACACCAGTACCAACAACCACTACAACCACAACACCAACCCCATTAAcaacacaatcaccatttttcCCGTTATACCcctcttctcctcctcctccttctccgaTCACCTTTGCCTCCTTTCCTGCCAATATCTCCTCCCTCATTCTCCCTCACTCCCCAAAACCCAATTCCTCCCCCAACAAACTTCTTCCCGTCGCTCTCGCAGCCGTTGTCGCTGCCGCACTCACCGTCTCTATCTCTGCCTTCGTCTGTTACCGCCGCCGACGGAACCCTCCCCCCTCCCCAGCAGGCAAAGTTCTCCGTTCCAACACTGACCTCCTCCCGCTCCGCCGCAATGCCGAAACTTCCGTCGAAACACGCAAGCTCCGGCACACGTCCTCCACCAGCTCCGAGTTTCTATACCTCGGCACTGTCGCGAACTCTCACATGATGGAGGACGCCGACGTTGGCGACGGAGACCGGAAAATGGAATCCCCGGAGCTCCGGCCACTTCCGCCGCTCGCGCGACAGGCTTCAGTTCCGCCTCCTCCTCCACCCCGCGACGAGGCGGGTTTCACGACAGCGGAGGAGGACGAAGACGAATTTTACTCGCCGAGAGGTTCGTCGTTGGGAGGCTCCGGTGGAACCGGATCAGTTTCCAGGCGAGTGTTCGCCGTCGATCGAAGCGTGACCTCTAGCTCgtgttcttcctcttcttcggGATCGCCGCAAAGGTCTGTCCTGAACATGCCGCCGCCGGCGAGTTCGGGTTATCGGAACACGCTGCCGAAATCACCGGAAAATTACAACCACCAGCACGtgcattcttcttcttcgatGTGCTCAACACCAGATAGGGTTTTTGCTGAACGTGATAACGAGGTGTTAAGTGCATGTGTACATGCACATGCAGCACCATCATCATCGCATGAGGGAACGttggagaaaaatgaaaatacattaCCTTCATCTCCACCACCGAGATTATCTGATGCTTCTTCGTCTTCCGCTTTTTCTCTTCCCTCTTCGCCGGAGAAGGTGACACGTCATCATACTTTCGATCAGTCTCCGAGAATGTCGAGTGTTTCCGACGGACTGATGTTACCTGGCTTGTCATCGGTTCCTTTATCACCCGCCCTGCTTTCATCGCCGGAAACCGAAAGAGGAGCTTTCAGTGAATTGAGAACAGATTCTTTTGATGCGCAGAGAAAACACTGGAGCATTCCAGCACTGTCAATGCCAATAACAACACCGTTTGATGAAATTGGAACCGTTCCAGGTCCTCCACCTTTGCCACAGAGGAAGCACTGGGAGATTCCAGGCCATGCTCCGCCACCACCACCGCCGTTGCCACGGCAGCGGAAGCAGTGGGGAGTTCCAGCGCCGGGTCCGTCAACACCGGTTGGTCAACCGGTGTCAAGGCCACCAGAATTGGTGCCTCCTTCGAGGCCTTTTGTGTTGCAAAACCAAGCAACCAATGTTGAGTTGCCGGTGAGTTTGAGGGAAATTGAAGAGACTGGTAAACCAAAACTGAAGGCCCTGCATTGGGACAAAGTGAGAACAAGCTCTGAACGTGAAATGGTGTGGGATCAGATGAAGTCCAGTTCGTTTAA ATTGaatgagaaaatgattgaaacgTTGTTTGTAGTGAACACACCAAACCCTAAGGCCAAGGATGCAACTACAAACTCTATTTCTCACCCGCCAAATCAGGAGGAAAGAGTACTCGATCCTAAAAAGTCTCAAAATATTTGTATCTTGCTGAAAGCGCTTAACGTCACTATAGAAGAAGTGTGTGAAGCACTTTTACAAG GTACTACTGATACACTTGGAACAGAATTACTCGAAAGCTTGTTAAGAATGGCACCAAGCAAGGAAGAAGAACGTAAGTTGAGGGAACATAAAGATGACTCACCAACCAAGCTTGGTCTGGCTGAGAAATTTTTGAAGGCAGTGCTTGATGTACCTTTCGCATTTAAAAGGATTGAGGCAATGCTTTTCATAGCCAGTTTTGAGTCTGAAGTGGATTATCTTAGGACATCCTTTCAAACACTAGAG GCTGCCTGTGAAGAGCTGCGACATTCTAGAATGTTCTTGAAGCTGTTGGAGGCTGTACTTAAAACTGGGAACCGCATGAACGTGGGGACCAACCGTGGGGATGCAGAGGCATTCAAACTCGATACTCTTCTCAAGCTGGCTGATGTCAAAGGCGCAGATGGAAAAACCACTCTACTGCATTTTGTTGTACAAGAAATAATTCGAACCGAAGGTGCACGTCTCTTTGACACTAATCAAACTCCAAGCTCTACTACTTTGAACGAAGATGTCAAGTGTAGGAGGCTTGGTCTACAAGTTGTATCAAGCCTGAGTTCAGAGCTATCAAATGTGAAGAAGGCTGCTACTATGGATTCCGAAGTTCTCAGCAGTGATGTGTTAAAGCTTTCCAAAGGAATTGCAAACATAGCAGAGGTTGTGCAGTTAAACCAAACCATGGGGTCAGATGAAAGCAGTCAGAATTTTACTGAATCAGTGAAGAAATTCATCAGAATGGCTGAGGAAGAAATTCCAAAAATTCAAGCCCAAGAAAGTGTTGCTTCCTCCCTTGTGAAGGAGATTACAGAGTATTTTCATGGGAACTTGTCAAAAGAAGAAGCTCATCCATTCAGGCTCTTCATGGTTGTAAGAGACTTTCTAGCAGTTCTTGACCGTGTCTGCAAAGAAGTTGGAATGATAAATGAGAGAACCATGGTTAGTTCAGCTCATAAATTCCCTGTGCCAGTTAATCCAATGCTTCCACAACCCCTTCCTGGATTACATGAGAGCCaccaatataataataataataataacaataccTCTTCAGATGATGAAGCTCCATCACCTTAG
- the LOC108326938 gene encoding rhodanese-like domain-containing protein 4A, chloroplastic, protein MDSLSLLLSPYPLSPKPHKPKTFKTFSHFSSQNPQHSTIQPFQSYSSISLSSPQRPSPKALAKPFFSFTLFNIFTQFPCIADVAAEDAGKINVESVLVSIDGFFNRYPFFVGGCAFIWLVAIPLAEEYFKKCKFVSAIDAFRRLRDDPNSQLLDIRDEKSLRFLRSPNLKFIEKEVVQVEFTDGGNEDEFLKKVLGRFKDASNTVLCVLDSFDDNSMKVAELLFKNGFKEAYAIKGGVRGEQGWMAIQDSFLPPSVHIRKRVKSSKELNKNGNGAIQQKDSNNKSSLSQEISSVGNQKMDNGNVKSSVESTPEVKTGAVVSSSPYPNYPDLKPPSSPTPSKPQ, encoded by the exons ATGGATTCCCTCTCTCTACTTCTCTCTCCTTATCCATTATCCCCAAAACCCCACAAACCCAAAACCTTCAAAACCTTCTCTCATTTCTCAAGCCAGAATCCTCAACACTCCACAATTCAACCTTTTCAATCATATTCTTCAATCTCACTCTCTTCACCCCAAAGACCTTCTCCCAAAGCATTAGCAAAACCCTTCTTCTCATTCACCCTCTTCAACATTTTCACTCAGTTTCCCTGCATAGCTGACGTCGCCGCCGAAGACGCCGGAAAAATCAACGTTGAGTCAGTTCTGGTTTCCATCGACGGCTTCTTCAACCGGTACCCGTTTTTCGTGGGCGGGTGCGCCTTCATTTGGCTGGTGGCGATTCCGCTGGCGGAGGAGTATTTCAAGAAGTGCAAGTTCGTGTCGGCGATTGACGCCTTCAGGAGGCTCCGCGATGATCCGAACTCGCAGCTGTTGGACATAAGGGATGAGAAGAGCTTGAGGTTTCTGAGGTCGCcgaatttgaaatttattgagAAGGAAGTGGTGCAGGTTGAGTTCACTGATGGTGGGAATGAAGATGAGTTTTTGAAGAAGGTATTGGGGAGGTTCAAGGACGCGTCGAACACTGTTCTCTGTGTTTTGGACag TTTTGATGATAATTCCATGAAAGTTGCCGAATTACTCTTTAAGAATGGTTTCAAAGAGGCCTATGCAATCAAAGGTGGGGTTAGAGGCGAGCAAGGTTGGATG GCTATACAGGATTCCTTTTTGCCCCCTTCTGTGCATATAAGGAAAAGGGTAAAATCTTCAAAGGAACTCAATAAAAATGGAAATGGTGCCATCCAGCAAAAAGATAGTAACAATAAGAGTTCCTTATCCCAAGAGATCTCCTCTGTTGGAAACCAAAAGATGGACAATGGTAATGTGAAAAGCTCTGTAGAGTCTACTCCAGAAGTGAAAACTGGTGCTGTAGTGTCCTCCTCTCCTTATCCCAAT TACCCGGATTTGAAGCCACCATCATCTCCAACTCCATCAAAGCCACAATAG